One Tribolium castaneum strain GA2 chromosome 6, icTriCast1.1, whole genome shotgun sequence genomic window, TGTGCTAGATTCGGCTTGTGCCAACtttacaactatttttataaatttattgttctgaaaacttagtaACTTAGTATGTAACAACTGCGCCTcaggcgacattaacggaactatcgaggatGAAGAccttttatttgtacgtcgtttcacaTCCTTAGTTTTAGATATCTGTATTCACGGCCTTGTAACCTAAACAACTATTTAGTACTTTGGCCacattaagtttttttgtgttttctattttctttttGCCATAagtcaatttattttcaactatTAAATTACGTACAAAATAGCTTATCAATTATCTCAGGTAAGGTTTCCCAAACAGTACTATATTCTCATTTAATGTATGTGAGGAACAGATACATCACTATAGATGATTTAGACCATGTCATTGGCAATTTCTTCATTAACATAAGCTCCCTTCGTGtctttttcttctttgttAAGACCACTACAGTCGGTTTCAGCTTTAGGAAGACATTTTGAATGCGTCCATATTCTAAATTTATACAATCCCCAACAAGAAACATGCACAATAACAGTAAACGCGAGGGCAGCGAGACAAATCACTGTGGTAGTTCCTGGTTTTCGCCAGTCTAGGATGTCGTAGATAATAACTTGTCCCTCCGTGGTGGTGCCTCCTGCTGCGTAAAAAATGACAGTAAATACTACGTAACATATTCCAAACACAACAGGGTAGCAGCAGTGAAGCAGCCGAATCGGATGCGCCACAACAAACAGATCTATCATCATCAACACGGAATTATTAGCGTGAACAAAAAAAGTCATCGCGTTGACATCCACGACTTTTTCATCGTAAATTAAAGACCAGtacattatagttatttcAAATGCGGTACCAGTAGCAATCACGTTCAACACCCAGTAGAGCTTGTAAAATTTGAGGGATGAGGATTGCAGGTTGGGATTGCTTCGCAAGCGAGGCGCCAAAACGCAAATTGACAAGATGATAGCAACTATCAGAGATTGTAACGTACAAGTGGTGTAACCCCAATTTGTCACATAAATCCACCATTTGGGTTTGAAGGAGGCATCAGCGTCGTGGTACTTGAAATCCCAAAGGGAGAGTACAGAAGTGACGAGAAAGAAAAGAGCGATGATCCAACGATAGACCAGATATACAATGCTGGGTTTTGGCTTTCTTTGCCATTGTGAAACAACAAATGTGATTGGCTCGTCGTGTTCGAGCGATAGTTGTTTCAAAGAACAGTTTTTCTTCCATGATTTTATCATTGACTaaccaaaaattgaaaagtggGCCTCTTACCAGTGGCAGGTAGCGCGGAGAGGTGATTGTTGAGTTTTTTCAGGTAGCAAATAGTCTCAAGCAATAATACTTGGTTTCCTACTATTTACCAGTCTAGTAAATATGCAGTACCTATGCAGTATGGTCAAATAAATGTGACATGTCGGCAGAACTTAAgatattaagattttttgactaataGTGCTGCATCATACGCCATTACGTTATTTTTGACGTCGGACAgccacttaaaaaattatagctgtGGTAATAATCTGCTGTCAGTAATTTAAAGTCGAGTTTAATTATATGATTTCTgcctaaataaaatatgaaaattaatcagaagtcaTGTCATTAATTAGGAGTAAAACAATTAACTCGATGAAATTGAAAAGATATTCTATAAATACATACCTTTAGCTTCGTCCTTTGAATTGGCAAGAGAGTGTTCGAAAGTTGCTTtagtaattaaaaagaaaatgcgTGAAGTGGAAAGTTCGACAACCGCTGTCAGGACCCAATTTCCAGCCCAAATAAATGATAAAGGGAATGTAGCCAAAGTTGAATGTTGTAGTTGCAAGATCTAACACTATTTGAACGCGTTGTTTTACGTCTTCACTTAATTCAAAATCCATTATGAAAATttcgaaagaaaaaaattattactgtCAACTTGAAAGCACATTCTAAAGTAACTTGTTGCttagttttattgaaaaagaAAATCATTGTTTTAAAACACACATATTTACCTAACAAAGTTTCGCTCGACTGGACTTTCTATAGGCGTTCAGATATTATTTAAGTGAGCAAGTTACAACTTGTGTTGTTAAATTAAAGCCTTCTGACCACCTTTCGAAGTTAAAAGTTTGAAGGAACAAATTGAAAGTGCTTGTTTGTGGCTTTctacttctttaatttttctcaacaatctttaaaatgtttaggAACATAAAACTCGACCTTTTATAttcgttcaattttttttttaaatttatattcaaAGTGTTAAGTTCAGTTTAAAAACAAGTTGTTGGGTatgtgttattatttattgtaaatactTCCGAAAAATAGAGACCCTTTGCATTTGAATGTATTTCTAACGACtcagacaaaaaaataaagataacgTCAAAAAAAGATACCACCGTCGAAATAAACTGCTAGGAAAAAAGAGACAAGATAAAATCTTTGAagagattaaaaaaagtttaagagAGGAAACAcatgaaatacaaaaaagaaaaaaacgaaCATATTTCaaaggaattaaaaaaaaacaacaaaatacaaaagtaCTGTTCAGGGAAAAATCACATTAGCATACGCACCAcgcgaaaattattttatagctGTAGTTCAGGTATTTATTAATCGTAAAGTTcggtatttttttgcattgtaGCTATTGGAAAGGAAAACTTGTGCAGGTCTACAATCGTATTGCTCAGTTTCCTTGAACCACCAAAGGCTCAATCGAAACATCAACGATTAGTACACCTCAAGTTCATGAGCGATTTCCCATTAAGTTGctctaaaattttgtatacgatccaaatcTACAATTCTGAGGTCAACTAAAGtatatattttcaagatgaCTGTACTTCCGGAACCACaagaaattggcgccaacttttttgaatagtaactgcttatttttttgcatttttgaattcgcctcttaaaactgagtaaaatgtaccctagttgttagtacttatctttcatagtttttgaagtatgtcaattttttttaattcacttgcagaggttcatttaaaatatcacagtaCTTGAACTCTTTATAATATAtgagaataattttttctccatttGATAACCACAGGCTCCAAGGGTCTTTTGAAATCTTTacgattgtcaactgtcaaattgcaaggctactatgatattttgaaaatgataattaaaaaataatcataacatagttttttcaaatgggatgacCCTGTTTTTCAACGGCAAttaaaagaacatcaatttttatgcagactttattaacatcttctatatctatcttttatagtttttgaaatatttgtaaaaaaccGAATTggagctcattattttcatttttaatcgggtaaactttaaaaaaatacgataaaattgtgccaATGATTAAAAGATTTGTCAACCATTTTCACTCAAGAATTTCATAATTCGATGGCAAACcaagttactttacataattcactaagttagcATAAACCATAATtcaatattattgttttattgcttattcgataatgaactatctaaaaactaaataaaatgttgaagtttgacaattgttgaccattttacaaggtctacttgattaactataaaaattacaa contains:
- the LOC103314587 gene encoding protein rolling stone-like, which codes for MIKSWKKNCSLKQLSLEHDEPITFVVSQWQRKPKPSIVYLVYRWIIALFFLVTSVLSLWDFKYHDADASFKPKWWIYVTNWGYTTCTLQSLIVAIILSICVLAPRLRSNPNLQSSSLKFYKLYWVLNVIATGTAFEITIMYWSLIYDEKVVDVNAMTFFVHANNSVLMMIDLFVVAHPIRLLHCCYPVVFGICYVVFTVIFYAAGGTTTEGQVIIYDILDWRKPGTTTVICLAALAFTVIVHVSCWGLYKFRIWTHSKCLPKAETDCSGLNKEEKDTKGAYVNEEIANDMV